The Zingiber officinale cultivar Zhangliang chromosome 9A, Zo_v1.1, whole genome shotgun sequence genome window below encodes:
- the LOC122021414 gene encoding omega-hydroxypalmitate O-feruloyl transferase-like isoform X1, which yields MVLTIAELREKVELEVKQGRVSLVPPAEETEKGLYFLTNLDQNIAVIVQTIYCFKAGDKGNASAVAVIKEALAKVLVHYYPLAGRLTISLEGKLIVDCTGEGAVFVEAEADCEMDDIGDIGKPDPATLGKLVYNVPGAKNILEIPPVVAQVTKFSCGGFILGLSMNHCMFDGLGAMEFVNSWGETARGLPLSVPPFIDRTILRPRDPPAISFPHHEFAEIEDVSESASLYEKEEMLYRSFCFDAYKLEAAKRRATEGDGALDKCTTFEALAGLVWRARTQALGMRSGQRTKLLFAVDGRQRFEPPLPKGYFGNGIVLTNALCTAGELLERPLAFSVGLVQGAVRMVTDEYMRSAMDYFEATRARPSLTATLLVTTWSRLSFHTTDFGWGEPVQSGPVALPEKEVILFLAHGKERKSINVLLGLPSSAMERFQQLVDI from the exons ATGGTACTTACT ATTGCAGAGTTGAGAGAGAAGGTTGAGCTGGAGGTGAAGCAGGGGAGAGTTAGTCTGGTGCCCCCGGCGGAGGAAACAGAGAAGGGCCTCTACTTCCTGACCAATCTGGACCAGAACATTGCGGTGATAGTGCAGACTATTTACTGCTTCAAGGCCGGGGATAAGGGGAATGCCTCGGCGGTGGCGGTGATCAAGGAGGCTCTGGCCAAGGTGCTCGTGCACTACTACCCGCTCGCCGGTCGCCTCACCATCAGCCTGGAGGGGAAGCTCATCGTGGACTGCACCGGCGAGGGCGCGGTCTTCGTGGAGGCCGAAGCCGACTGCGAGATGGACGACATCGGAGACATTGGGAAGCCGGATCCGGCCACGCTGGGGAAGCTGGTTTATAACGTTCCTGGCGCCAAGAACATATTGGAGATTCCTCCAGTGGTTGCTCAG GTGACGAAGTTTAGTTGCGGGGGATTCATTCTGGGGTTGTCGATGAACCACTGCATGTTCGACGGCCTCGGTGCGATGGAGTTCGTGAACTCGTGGGGGGAGACGGCGCGCGGCCTGCCGCTGTCGGTGCCGCCGTTCATCGACCGCACGATTCTGCGGCCCCGCGACCCGCCGGCGATCAGCTTCCCCCACCACGAGTTCGCGGAGATCGAGGACGTCTCCGAGTCGGCGTCGCTGTACGAGAAGGAGGAAATGCTGTACCGCTCCTTCTGCTTCGACGCGTACAAGCTGGAGGCAGCGAAGCGGCGGGCCACGGAGGGCGACGGCGCGCTCGACAAGTGCACGACCTTCGAGGCGCTGGCGGGGCTGGTGTGGCGCGCGCGCACGCAGGCGCTGGGGATGCGATCGGGGCAGAGGACGAAGCTGCTCTTCGCGGTCGACGGGCGCCAGCGCTTCGAGCCGCCGCTGCCGAAGGGCTACTTCGGCAACGGCATCGTGCTGACCAACGCGCTGTGCACGGCAGGGGAGCTCTTGGAGCGGCCGCTGGCCTTCTCGGTGGGGCTGGTTCAGGGCGCGGTGAGGATGGTGACGGACGAGTACATGCGGTCGGCCATGGACTACTTCGAAGCCACCAGGGCGCGGCCTTCGCTGACGGCTACCCTGCTGGTCACCACCTGGTCACGCCTGTCGTTCCACACCACCGACTTCGGTTGGGGCGAGCCGGTGCAGTCCGGGCCGGTGGCGCTGCCGGAGAAGGAGGTGATTTTGTTCCTGGCGCATGGCAAGGAGAGGAAGAGCATCAACGTCCTATTGGGGCTCCCAAGCTCAGCAATGGAGAGATTCCAACAGCTGGTAGACATATAA
- the LOC122021414 gene encoding omega-hydroxypalmitate O-feruloyl transferase-like isoform X2 has protein sequence MIAELREKVELEVKQGRVSLVPPAEETEKGLYFLTNLDQNIAVIVQTIYCFKAGDKGNASAVAVIKEALAKVLVHYYPLAGRLTISLEGKLIVDCTGEGAVFVEAEADCEMDDIGDIGKPDPATLGKLVYNVPGAKNILEIPPVVAQVTKFSCGGFILGLSMNHCMFDGLGAMEFVNSWGETARGLPLSVPPFIDRTILRPRDPPAISFPHHEFAEIEDVSESASLYEKEEMLYRSFCFDAYKLEAAKRRATEGDGALDKCTTFEALAGLVWRARTQALGMRSGQRTKLLFAVDGRQRFEPPLPKGYFGNGIVLTNALCTAGELLERPLAFSVGLVQGAVRMVTDEYMRSAMDYFEATRARPSLTATLLVTTWSRLSFHTTDFGWGEPVQSGPVALPEKEVILFLAHGKERKSINVLLGLPSSAMERFQQLVDI, from the exons ATG ATTGCAGAGTTGAGAGAGAAGGTTGAGCTGGAGGTGAAGCAGGGGAGAGTTAGTCTGGTGCCCCCGGCGGAGGAAACAGAGAAGGGCCTCTACTTCCTGACCAATCTGGACCAGAACATTGCGGTGATAGTGCAGACTATTTACTGCTTCAAGGCCGGGGATAAGGGGAATGCCTCGGCGGTGGCGGTGATCAAGGAGGCTCTGGCCAAGGTGCTCGTGCACTACTACCCGCTCGCCGGTCGCCTCACCATCAGCCTGGAGGGGAAGCTCATCGTGGACTGCACCGGCGAGGGCGCGGTCTTCGTGGAGGCCGAAGCCGACTGCGAGATGGACGACATCGGAGACATTGGGAAGCCGGATCCGGCCACGCTGGGGAAGCTGGTTTATAACGTTCCTGGCGCCAAGAACATATTGGAGATTCCTCCAGTGGTTGCTCAG GTGACGAAGTTTAGTTGCGGGGGATTCATTCTGGGGTTGTCGATGAACCACTGCATGTTCGACGGCCTCGGTGCGATGGAGTTCGTGAACTCGTGGGGGGAGACGGCGCGCGGCCTGCCGCTGTCGGTGCCGCCGTTCATCGACCGCACGATTCTGCGGCCCCGCGACCCGCCGGCGATCAGCTTCCCCCACCACGAGTTCGCGGAGATCGAGGACGTCTCCGAGTCGGCGTCGCTGTACGAGAAGGAGGAAATGCTGTACCGCTCCTTCTGCTTCGACGCGTACAAGCTGGAGGCAGCGAAGCGGCGGGCCACGGAGGGCGACGGCGCGCTCGACAAGTGCACGACCTTCGAGGCGCTGGCGGGGCTGGTGTGGCGCGCGCGCACGCAGGCGCTGGGGATGCGATCGGGGCAGAGGACGAAGCTGCTCTTCGCGGTCGACGGGCGCCAGCGCTTCGAGCCGCCGCTGCCGAAGGGCTACTTCGGCAACGGCATCGTGCTGACCAACGCGCTGTGCACGGCAGGGGAGCTCTTGGAGCGGCCGCTGGCCTTCTCGGTGGGGCTGGTTCAGGGCGCGGTGAGGATGGTGACGGACGAGTACATGCGGTCGGCCATGGACTACTTCGAAGCCACCAGGGCGCGGCCTTCGCTGACGGCTACCCTGCTGGTCACCACCTGGTCACGCCTGTCGTTCCACACCACCGACTTCGGTTGGGGCGAGCCGGTGCAGTCCGGGCCGGTGGCGCTGCCGGAGAAGGAGGTGATTTTGTTCCTGGCGCATGGCAAGGAGAGGAAGAGCATCAACGTCCTATTGGGGCTCCCAAGCTCAGCAATGGAGAGATTCCAACAGCTGGTAGACATATAA